In Bradyrhizobium sp. CCBAU 051011, the following are encoded in one genomic region:
- a CDS encoding 2-dehydro-3-deoxy-6-phosphogalactonate aldolase, whose translation MRVIPFPPMKRPLVAILRGVKPDEAGDIVSALIDSGMTAIEIPLNSPDPFRSIEIAVKKAPAEILVGAGTVLTLDDVARLHDVGGRLLVSPNVDPEIIAGARARGMVTMPGVFTPTEALLAAKAGASSLKFFPASVLGAAGITAIRAVLPPDLMIAAVGGVSDKNFADYTRAGILAFGLGSSLYKPGMTAAEVADRAKATIKAYDAAIQQAG comes from the coding sequence ATGCGCGTTATCCCATTTCCCCCGATGAAGCGTCCGCTGGTCGCGATCCTGCGTGGCGTGAAACCCGACGAGGCGGGCGACATCGTCAGCGCGCTGATCGACAGCGGCATGACGGCAATCGAGATTCCACTCAACTCGCCGGATCCGTTCCGCTCGATCGAGATCGCCGTCAAGAAGGCCCCTGCCGAAATCCTGGTTGGCGCGGGCACCGTGTTGACGCTGGACGATGTCGCGCGGCTCCACGACGTGGGCGGCCGGCTCCTGGTGAGCCCCAATGTCGATCCCGAAATCATTGCCGGCGCCCGGGCGCGCGGCATGGTCACGATGCCCGGCGTCTTTACCCCGACGGAGGCGTTGCTGGCCGCCAAAGCTGGCGCCTCAAGCCTCAAATTCTTTCCGGCGAGCGTGCTCGGCGCCGCCGGCATTACCGCCATCCGCGCCGTGCTCCCCCCGGACCTGATGATCGCCGCGGTGGGCGGCGTCTCCGACAAGAACTTCGCGGACTACACCAGGGCCGGCATTCTGGCGTTCGGCCTCGGCAGCAGCCTCTACAAGCCCGGCATGACGGCAGCGGAAGTAGCCGATCGCGCCAAGGCGACGATCAAGGCGTATGACGCGGCGATTCAGCAGGCGGGGTAG
- the otsB gene encoding trehalose-phosphatase produces the protein MNEDLLEMPLEEDFVREDDAAPETVPVPSSLVPHLSETAILLDIDGTLLDLMPTPREVWVPPGLVKTLNRLLVRTNGALALVSGRSLNDIDLIFAPDQFPAVGGHGAEMRIEPDSESVDAHAPPLDKELKRRLAAIAKLSPGILLEDKGYSLALHYRLAPHAEKAIYAAVSLIRADLPNAPIEVLPGKCVCEIKHSGFTKATGVHELMTREPFKGRRPFFIGDDVTDETVFAIMPDLDGLAFSVGRRAKGVAGHFDTPSDVREFLAHLLDDERDAPLP, from the coding sequence ATGAACGAGGATCTGTTGGAAATGCCATTGGAAGAAGATTTCGTCCGCGAAGACGATGCCGCACCGGAAACTGTACCGGTGCCGAGTTCGCTGGTGCCGCACCTGAGCGAGACGGCGATCCTGCTCGACATCGACGGCACGCTGCTCGATTTGATGCCGACGCCGCGCGAAGTCTGGGTGCCGCCGGGCCTGGTGAAAACCCTGAATCGTCTGCTTGTGCGAACCAACGGCGCGCTCGCGCTGGTCAGCGGCCGCTCGCTCAATGACATCGATCTGATTTTCGCGCCTGATCAATTCCCGGCCGTCGGCGGTCACGGCGCCGAGATGCGGATCGAGCCGGATAGCGAGTCAGTAGACGCTCATGCGCCGCCACTGGACAAGGAATTGAAGCGCCGGCTGGCGGCGATCGCCAAGCTCAGCCCGGGAATATTGCTGGAAGACAAGGGTTATTCGCTGGCACTGCATTACCGCCTCGCGCCGCATGCCGAAAAGGCGATCTATGCCGCGGTGTCGCTGATCAGGGCCGATCTTCCCAACGCGCCGATCGAGGTGCTGCCCGGCAAGTGCGTCTGCGAGATCAAGCATTCCGGCTTCACCAAGGCGACCGGCGTGCACGAGTTGATGACACGCGAGCCGTTCAAGGGGCGCCGTCCGTTCTTCATCGGCGACGACGTTACCGACGAAACGGTATTTGCGATCATGCCCGACCTCGACGGGCTTGCCTTCTCCGTCGGCCGCCGCGCCAAGGGCGTTGCCGGGCACTTCGATACGCCGAGCGACGTTCGCGAATTCCTCGCGCACCTGCTTGACGACGAAAGGGACGCGCCGCTGCCATAA
- a CDS encoding trehalose-6-phosphate synthase, giving the protein MNLVVVSNRVSRGKPNEPMTGGLAAALLPIVEKSGAIWVGSSGRVRDGNQKEPFAEIEALGAGALAMLDLPAAHYGGYYEGFANSALWPALHSRADLIRASQEDYLSYREVNAFMARALLRFRKTDSAFWVQDYHFLALGAELRDLGVTEPIGFFLHTPWPSRAVISGVPHHRELIEAMLAYDLIGFQTEEDCENFLSYAQSDLGLVVHDGVIISRYGRTRAAVFPIGIDPKQFAQLATKASTHPDVSRLRRSLNGEKLAIGVDRLDYSKGLINRIKAFDRMWTLHPSLARTVSLLQIATPSRGAIEAYGNLQSEVAKLVTDVNGAHGEVDWTPIRYLNKGYGQAVLAGLYRTAQVGVVTPLQDGMNLVAKEYVAAQNPVDPGVLVLSKFAGAANELDTALLVNPHDIDGMARTIAIALSMPLTERRMRWEAMMDKLRSHTIQQWFADFTEALHDCQLDKSELAPVMTEPALWPVRSATNGGARYH; this is encoded by the coding sequence TTGAACCTCGTCGTCGTTTCTAACCGCGTTTCCCGCGGAAAACCCAACGAACCCATGACGGGGGGCCTCGCGGCGGCGTTATTGCCGATTGTCGAGAAGTCGGGCGCTATCTGGGTTGGTTCCAGCGGAAGGGTCCGCGACGGGAACCAGAAGGAACCATTTGCCGAAATCGAGGCGCTTGGCGCCGGCGCGCTGGCTATGCTGGATCTGCCGGCCGCGCACTACGGCGGTTATTACGAAGGCTTTGCGAATTCCGCGCTGTGGCCGGCACTGCATTCGCGCGCCGACCTGATTCGCGCCTCGCAGGAGGACTATCTCAGCTATCGCGAAGTGAACGCCTTCATGGCGCGTGCGCTGCTGCGATTCCGGAAAACCGATTCCGCGTTCTGGGTTCAGGATTACCATTTCCTGGCGCTCGGCGCCGAACTGCGCGATCTCGGCGTCACCGAGCCGATCGGCTTCTTCCTGCACACGCCGTGGCCGTCGCGTGCGGTGATATCAGGCGTGCCGCATCATCGCGAACTGATCGAGGCGATGCTGGCCTATGATCTGATCGGTTTCCAGACCGAGGAAGATTGCGAGAACTTCCTGTCCTACGCGCAGTCCGACCTCGGCCTCGTCGTGCATGACGGCGTGATCATCTCGCGCTACGGCCGGACGCGTGCCGCGGTATTTCCGATCGGCATCGATCCGAAGCAGTTCGCCCAGTTGGCGACGAAGGCGTCGACCCATCCGGATGTCTCGCGGCTGCGGCGCAGCCTGAACGGCGAGAAGCTTGCGATCGGCGTCGACCGGCTGGACTATTCCAAGGGCCTGATCAACCGTATCAAGGCGTTCGACCGGATGTGGACGCTGCATCCGTCGCTGGCGCGCACCGTCTCGCTGCTGCAGATCGCGACGCCCTCGCGCGGCGCGATCGAGGCCTATGGCAATCTGCAGAGCGAGGTTGCCAAGCTCGTCACCGACGTCAACGGCGCGCATGGCGAGGTCGACTGGACGCCGATCCGCTATCTCAACAAGGGTTACGGCCAGGCCGTGCTTGCGGGCCTCTACCGCACCGCGCAGGTCGGCGTGGTGACGCCGCTGCAGGACGGCATGAACCTCGTCGCCAAGGAATATGTCGCAGCCCAGAACCCGGTCGACCCCGGCGTGCTCGTGCTGTCGAAATTCGCCGGCGCCGCCAACGAGCTCGATACGGCACTGCTGGTCAATCCCCACGATATCGACGGCATGGCGCGCACCATCGCCATCGCATTGTCGATGCCGCTCACCGAACGGCGGATGCGCTGGGAAGCGATGATGGATAAGTTGCGCAGCCATACCATCCAGCAATGGTTCGCCGACTTCACCGAAGCGCTGCACGACTGCCAGCTCGACAAGAGCGAGTTGGCGCCGGTTATGACGGAGCCCGCGCTATGGCCGGTTCGCTCCGCCACCAATGGCGGTGCGCGGTATCACTAG
- a CDS encoding FecR domain-containing protein, with amino-acid sequence MAKPIGKVVVATGSVTIERANAVVVQASTSGPAGQAKEGDLVYQGDIVATGADGRVGINFTDGSSFNLSNNARMALDEFVYDPKSLSNSTVFSLTKGTFTFIAGKVAKTGDMKIDTPVATMGVRGTTPRVEISDDGTVRFSTLIEEGKSKGPRKPGAPAAQQPDQKPPPKSNLNICRGC; translated from the coding sequence GTGGCAAAACCAATTGGAAAAGTTGTTGTTGCCACAGGTTCGGTCACGATTGAACGCGCGAATGCGGTGGTGGTTCAGGCGAGCACCTCAGGTCCGGCTGGTCAGGCGAAAGAGGGCGATCTCGTCTATCAGGGCGATATCGTTGCAACCGGCGCCGACGGCCGGGTCGGCATCAACTTCACCGATGGCTCGTCCTTCAATCTGTCGAACAATGCGCGCATGGCTTTGGACGAGTTCGTGTACGACCCAAAAAGTCTATCCAACTCGACCGTGTTCAGTCTGACCAAGGGAACCTTCACCTTTATCGCAGGTAAAGTCGCGAAGACCGGCGACATGAAGATCGACACTCCGGTCGCGACCATGGGTGTTCGAGGCACCACGCCACGCGTCGAGATTTCGGATGACGGGACAGTCAGATTTTCCACCCTCATTGAAGAAGGCAAGAGCAAGGGCCCGCGAAAGCCCGGCGCACCGGCGGCGCAGCAACCCGATCAAAAGCCGCCTCCAAAATCAAATCTGAACATATGCCGGGGGTGCTAG
- a CDS encoding 2-dehydro-3-deoxygalactonokinase, whose product MSQPAYVAVDWGTSSFRLWLVDRSGDILGERRSQEGMIAAGKLGFPAVLQSHLDAVGAANGLPVIVCGMAGARQGWVEAGYVDTPAPLASILKQAVAVPGQDRDIRILPGIAQRDPRAPDVMRGEETQLLGVLGMDAAGDALVCMPGTHSKWVKANGATVERFATFMTGELFDVISRETILSHAVAGADEETECEAFQSAVTRAFETPANAANLLLQVRSGQLLYGGTPSSAREKISGTLIGLELAGGLAGGAPRAAITLVASGRLQTLYQLAFDTVAVPVRSIGAEDAVRRGLSMAAQSIWNV is encoded by the coding sequence ATGAGCCAGCCTGCATATGTCGCAGTCGATTGGGGCACGAGCAGTTTTCGGCTTTGGCTCGTCGACCGGAGCGGCGACATCCTCGGGGAACGGCGCAGCCAGGAAGGCATGATAGCGGCGGGCAAGCTTGGCTTTCCGGCCGTGCTGCAATCGCATCTGGACGCCGTCGGCGCCGCGAATGGGCTGCCCGTTATCGTCTGCGGCATGGCCGGCGCCCGGCAGGGATGGGTTGAGGCCGGATACGTCGACACGCCGGCGCCGCTCGCATCGATCCTGAAGCAGGCCGTCGCGGTGCCGGGACAGGATCGCGACATCCGCATCCTTCCGGGCATCGCGCAACGAGACCCAAGGGCGCCCGATGTCATGCGGGGCGAGGAAACACAATTGCTCGGCGTCTTGGGCATGGACGCTGCGGGGGATGCGCTCGTCTGCATGCCGGGCACCCATTCGAAGTGGGTCAAAGCCAATGGAGCGACCGTCGAACGCTTCGCCACCTTCATGACCGGAGAGCTGTTCGACGTCATATCGCGCGAAACGATTCTGTCCCACGCGGTGGCCGGCGCTGATGAAGAGACGGAGTGTGAAGCCTTCCAGTCCGCCGTCACGCGCGCATTCGAGACGCCAGCGAACGCCGCCAACCTGCTGCTCCAGGTGCGATCGGGGCAACTCCTCTATGGCGGCACGCCATCCTCGGCCCGAGAGAAAATATCGGGCACCCTGATCGGTCTCGAATTGGCGGGCGGGCTCGCCGGAGGAGCGCCGAGGGCCGCGATTACGCTGGTGGCGTCAGGGAGGCTCCAGACGCTCTACCAATTGGCGTTTGACACGGTCGCCGTTCCCGTCAGATCAATCGGCGCCGAGGATGCGGTCCGTCGCGGTCTTTCGATGGCCGCTCAATCGATTTGGAATGTCTAG
- a CDS encoding tetratricopeptide repeat protein — MKVGASGRVIQGLASALALLLLGSLAAAQSPKKSDYIENIALCNGSDRTSFAIRIKGCTALIESGQATTTALAIAYNNRGNAHTASGDIDRALLDFEQSIKLDATYAKPFNNRGAAYLTKGEYDLAIKSFDQAIKLNPNYGRAFANRARVYLKKHEYDRAARDYDEAIRLEPNLEAAWSGRCWTRAILGSLQAALDDCNKVLQSWPNDAATYDSRGLIRLKMGQADAAINDFSSALRVDPKLASALYGRGLARLKSGDKTGGDADISAARTIQAGIDDDFTRYGVRHGN, encoded by the coding sequence ATGAAAGTCGGTGCGAGCGGGCGCGTCATCCAGGGCCTCGCGTCGGCTCTTGCCTTGCTGCTGCTCGGGTCTCTGGCTGCCGCGCAGAGCCCCAAGAAGAGCGACTATATCGAGAACATCGCGCTGTGCAACGGCTCGGATCGCACGTCGTTTGCAATCCGCATCAAAGGCTGCACGGCGCTCATCGAGTCTGGTCAAGCTACGACGACGGCTCTTGCAATTGCCTATAACAATCGTGGCAATGCCCATACGGCAAGCGGAGACATTGACCGCGCTCTGCTGGATTTCGAGCAATCGATCAAGCTCGATGCGACTTATGCCAAGCCCTTCAACAACCGCGGCGCGGCTTACCTGACGAAAGGCGAATACGACCTCGCCATCAAATCTTTCGATCAGGCGATCAAGCTCAATCCGAACTACGGCAGGGCCTTCGCGAACCGTGCCAGGGTCTACCTGAAAAAGCACGAGTACGATCGCGCCGCACGGGACTACGACGAGGCGATCCGCCTCGAGCCCAATCTGGAAGCCGCGTGGAGCGGACGCTGCTGGACCCGGGCCATTCTCGGCTCGTTGCAAGCAGCGCTCGACGACTGCAACAAGGTGCTGCAGTCGTGGCCGAACGACGCCGCCACCTATGACTCGCGTGGATTGATCCGCCTGAAGATGGGGCAAGCAGATGCGGCGATCAATGATTTCAGTTCGGCGCTGCGGGTAGATCCGAAGCTGGCAAGTGCGCTCTACGGGCGCGGGCTCGCCAGGCTAAAGAGCGGTGACAAGACCGGCGGCGATGCCGATATCTCCGCGGCAAGGACGATCCAGGCCGGGATCGACGACGACTTCACGCGCTATGGCGTACGCCACGGCAATTAG
- a CDS encoding tripartite tricarboxylate transporter substrate binding protein has product MINRFGNSALIGLGLLIAALAPQAYAQSTAKTVTLVVPFAAGGGTDTVARLIGERMSRTLGQTVIVENVVGGGSTLANDRVARSAPDGSTILINHVALLAAPSLFTNLRYDTKTAFEAVGLVNNAPMVLIGRKSIPGEGPKDHVAWIKAQRDKANFAHGGLGTNSHLCAVMMGNVLGFKPTIVAYRGSAPAIADLLAGQIDLLWDQVTNALPQIQAGTLHGIAITSPGRLEQLKDVPTTAELGMPEVSYSMWHGLYVAKGTPKETINALNSALRGALSEPELVEKLKQLGTLPFPANELTPEAHARLFADDLPRVAKLIESSGIKASEAK; this is encoded by the coding sequence GTGATCAATCGGTTTGGTAACAGCGCGCTTATCGGCCTTGGCCTCTTGATCGCGGCGCTTGCGCCGCAGGCCTATGCCCAATCAACCGCGAAGACGGTGACGCTGGTAGTGCCGTTTGCGGCCGGCGGCGGCACGGATACGGTCGCCCGCTTGATCGGCGAGCGGATGTCGAGGACGCTCGGCCAGACCGTCATCGTCGAGAACGTCGTCGGCGGCGGCAGCACGCTAGCCAACGATCGCGTGGCGCGCTCGGCGCCTGACGGCTCCACGATCCTGATCAATCACGTCGCGCTGCTCGCGGCGCCCAGCCTGTTCACCAATTTGCGGTACGATACCAAGACCGCGTTCGAGGCGGTCGGCCTCGTCAACAATGCGCCGATGGTTTTGATCGGAAGGAAGTCGATCCCTGGCGAAGGCCCGAAGGACCATGTGGCCTGGATCAAGGCGCAACGCGACAAGGCGAACTTCGCGCATGGCGGCCTCGGGACCAATAGCCACCTGTGTGCCGTGATGATGGGTAACGTGCTCGGCTTCAAGCCGACGATCGTGGCTTATCGCGGATCCGCTCCGGCGATCGCCGATCTGCTGGCAGGGCAGATCGATTTGCTGTGGGATCAGGTGACCAACGCGCTGCCGCAGATTCAGGCCGGAACGCTGCACGGCATCGCCATCACGTCGCCGGGACGTCTCGAACAGTTGAAGGACGTGCCGACCACCGCCGAGCTCGGCATGCCCGAGGTCAGCTACTCGATGTGGCATGGGCTCTACGTGGCAAAGGGCACGCCGAAGGAGACCATCAATGCGCTGAATTCGGCGCTCCGCGGTGCGCTGTCGGAGCCGGAGCTTGTGGAGAAACTCAAGCAGCTCGGGACCTTGCCATTCCCGGCCAACGAGTTGACGCCCGAGGCGCATGCGCGCCTGTTCGCCGACGACTTGCCACGCGTGGCAAAGCTCATCGAAAGCTCCGGCATCAAGGCGAGCGAAGCGAAGTAG
- a CDS encoding VCBS domain-containing protein — protein sequence MLWLTALTFLFGKQAQAAGPDVTFLDDGNITYKDLEHGSFELVTKEAIPRHILVDDPGQTIILRSQGSSVSVSQSTNSAARMAELQAAQQDALATYEKGLGSTGSSTPPPLEQLPVQPINFIQTDDSPPEQDVPALPAVILASAPEMIIGQIPPPPPTPPTLNAVIGPTEIDTSVFDLFTATSGTFIASSPNSATLTFGISGGTVGSTVIDGVTYNVSRTGPYGTLYVDSTTGAYAFVPDNDAINALVAPTTTDFTITVFDGTLSAAQPFTIAINGTNDAAIIAGATDGTAIEASGVASTALGPLSASGTLTSADVDDAPNTFTVVDTPTASARGFGAFTMTADGVWTYTVDDSNSAVQALNIGDTLTDSFTVTTIDGTAQVVTLIIKGANDAAVISGTTTGSVTEDDGSKCDPPTATGTLTVTDVDNASGFVAVNCPTASDGGYGTFTMTADGVWTYTLDNADCAVQALNVGDTLTDTFKVTSLDGTVQLVTVTINGTNDAAIICGTKEGSVIEAGGVANSASCKPTATGTLTDTDIDNTPNTFTTIDTPKASAGGYGTFTMTKDGVWTYTLDNNNCTVQALNSCDTLTDCFTVTTIDGTPQVVKITINGANDAAVICGTTTGSVTEAGACTYGTPIATGTLTDTDVDNTPNTFTEVCRPKASDGGYGSFTMTADGVWTYKLDNNNCEVQALNDCDTLTDCFKVTTIDGTVQVVTITINGADDSFHFKDKISDVSSSNIIDVAEDSPAPISSPENAAGTSGQPAISEAAQTAEPSSQWSDSFAWNQQGNAVTTYAPHDLIV from the coding sequence ATGCTGTGGCTCACGGCACTAACCTTCTTGTTTGGGAAGCAGGCCCAGGCTGCCGGTCCTGATGTCACGTTCCTTGACGACGGCAACATCACATACAAAGACCTCGAACATGGATCATTCGAGCTTGTCACCAAGGAGGCGATCCCTCGACACATCCTCGTTGACGATCCCGGACAGACCATCATTCTGCGTTCGCAAGGGTCCTCGGTCAGCGTAAGTCAGAGCACGAACTCGGCTGCGCGGATGGCTGAATTGCAGGCGGCCCAGCAGGATGCGCTCGCCACCTACGAGAAGGGACTGGGGTCGACGGGATCGAGCACGCCGCCTCCGCTCGAGCAGCTGCCGGTGCAACCGATCAATTTCATCCAGACTGATGACTCTCCCCCAGAGCAGGATGTGCCTGCTTTGCCCGCGGTGATCCTCGCATCGGCCCCGGAGATGATTATCGGGCAAATACCGCCACCACCGCCAACGCCGCCAACGCTGAATGCGGTGATCGGGCCGACCGAAATCGACACCAGCGTCTTTGACCTCTTCACCGCAACAAGCGGCACTTTCATTGCCAGCAGCCCCAACAGCGCGACACTGACCTTCGGCATCAGCGGGGGAACCGTCGGCAGCACCGTCATCGATGGCGTGACCTACAACGTGTCAAGGACTGGTCCCTACGGCACGCTTTACGTCGATAGCACCACCGGCGCCTATGCGTTCGTTCCGGACAATGACGCGATCAATGCGCTTGTTGCGCCGACCACCACGGATTTCACGATCACCGTTTTCGACGGGACGCTCTCGGCCGCGCAGCCCTTCACGATCGCCATCAACGGCACCAACGACGCGGCCATCATCGCGGGCGCCACCGATGGCACAGCGATCGAAGCCAGCGGTGTCGCCAGCACCGCGCTCGGCCCGCTGAGCGCCAGCGGGACGCTCACCAGCGCCGACGTCGACGACGCACCCAATACTTTCACGGTGGTTGACACTCCGACCGCGAGCGCGCGCGGCTTTGGCGCCTTCACGATGACGGCGGACGGCGTCTGGACCTACACGGTAGATGATTCCAACAGCGCGGTTCAGGCGCTCAATATCGGCGACACGCTGACCGACTCCTTCACGGTGACCACCATCGACGGCACTGCACAGGTGGTGACGCTCATCATCAAGGGCGCGAACGACGCAGCGGTCATTTCCGGCACCACGACCGGCTCCGTGACCGAGGACGATGGCTCCAAATGCGATCCACCTACAGCGACCGGCACACTCACCGTTACCGATGTCGATAACGCGTCCGGTTTTGTGGCAGTCAATTGTCCGACGGCCAGCGATGGCGGCTATGGCACCTTCACCATGACGGCGGACGGCGTGTGGACCTACACGCTCGACAACGCCGATTGCGCGGTGCAGGCACTCAATGTCGGAGACACGCTGACCGACACTTTCAAGGTGACCTCACTGGACGGCACCGTGCAGCTGGTGACGGTTACCATCAACGGCACCAATGACGCCGCCATCATTTGCGGAACCAAGGAGGGCTCGGTCATCGAGGCCGGAGGCGTGGCCAATTCCGCATCTTGCAAACCAACCGCGACCGGCACGCTCACCGATACTGACATCGACAACACACCGAACACCTTTACGACGATCGATACGCCGAAGGCGAGCGCGGGCGGCTATGGCACTTTCACCATGACGAAGGATGGCGTCTGGACCTATACGCTCGATAACAACAACTGCACCGTGCAGGCACTCAATTCCTGCGACACGTTGACGGACTGTTTTACGGTAACGACCATCGACGGCACGCCGCAGGTGGTGAAGATCACCATCAACGGCGCCAACGACGCTGCCGTCATTTGTGGCACCACGACCGGCTCGGTAACCGAAGCTGGCGCTTGCACATACGGTACGCCGATCGCGACCGGCACGCTCACCGATACCGACGTCGACAACACGCCCAATACCTTCACGGAGGTATGCAGACCCAAGGCGAGCGATGGCGGCTACGGCAGCTTCACGATGACGGCGGATGGCGTCTGGACCTACAAGCTCGACAACAACAATTGCGAGGTGCAGGCGCTCAACGACTGCGACACGCTGACCGACTGCTTTAAGGTGACCACTATCGATGGCACCGTGCAGGTGGTGACAATCACCATCAATGGCGCCGACGACTCGTTCCACTTCAAGGACAAGATATCCGACGTCAGCAGTTCGAATATCATCGACGTTGCAGAGGACAGCCCGGCGCCAATCAGCTCGCCCGAAAACGCTGCGGGAACCAGTGGCCAGCCAGCGATTTCAGAGGCAGCCCAAACAGCCGAGCCGTCTTCACAATGGTCCGACAGCTTTGCTTGGAACCAGCAAGGTAACGCCGTTACTACCTACGCGCCGCACGATCTGATCGTGTGA